The Burkholderia pyrrocinia genome has a segment encoding these proteins:
- a CDS encoding class I SAM-dependent methyltransferase, whose amino-acid sequence MVDRPTLDAYDAHAAQYAQDWLDQAAPDDMYALLEQHFSPGPTADVGCGAGRDTAWLASRGFVVRGYDASAALLDEARRRHPDLSFELSALPALAGVPSGAFRNVLCETVVMHLEHADAAAAAARLADLLMPGGTLYLSWRVAGNGALRDERGRLYTPLDSARMHAALGAGMHVIDEHEVVSASSGKRVHRLIVRKAAAAA is encoded by the coding sequence ATGGTCGATCGCCCGACTCTCGACGCCTACGACGCCCATGCCGCGCAATATGCGCAGGACTGGCTCGACCAGGCCGCGCCCGACGACATGTATGCGCTGCTCGAACAGCATTTCTCGCCTGGGCCGACCGCCGACGTCGGCTGCGGAGCAGGGCGCGATACAGCCTGGCTCGCTTCGCGCGGCTTCGTCGTGCGCGGCTACGACGCGAGCGCCGCGCTGCTCGACGAAGCGCGGCGGCGCCATCCCGACCTGAGCTTTGAACTGTCCGCACTGCCGGCGCTGGCCGGCGTGCCGTCCGGCGCGTTTCGCAACGTGCTGTGCGAGACGGTCGTCATGCACCTCGAACACGCGGACGCGGCGGCGGCCGCCGCGCGACTGGCCGATCTCCTGATGCCGGGCGGCACGCTGTACCTGAGCTGGCGGGTGGCCGGAAACGGCGCGCTGCGCGACGAGCGCGGCCGCCTCTATACGCCGCTCGACTCCGCGCGGATGCATGCGGCGCTCGGCGCCGGCATGCACGTGATCGACGAGCATGAAGTCGTCAGCGCGTCGTCCGGCAAGCGCGTGCACCGGCTGATCGTGCGCAAGGCGGCCGCTGCCGCGTGA